The Raphanus sativus cultivar WK10039 chromosome 2, ASM80110v3, whole genome shotgun sequence genome includes a region encoding these proteins:
- the LOC130503293 gene encoding uncharacterized protein LOC130503293 codes for MLEEANPGTHSSYETDVNGRFKYLFIAFGQSIRGFTNVMRRVIVIDGTFLKSKFKGVLLVATALDGNSNLYPIAFGIVDSENHQSWEWFMRQLKVVVADGNGLAFISDRQGSIAKAVENVGKGLAGFVSKASKAYRVADFKRIFGHVCNISPAIGTYLMEADVKKWARCQFIGFRRKKKISKHKHPLTIDVEEKIERRIEKGKTFVVYPITDSQMLVKGDIIDCFVDLDNRTCSCGKFNLLKIPCRHAIKAGYSVGREAHTLTDFMYTTGA; via the exons aTGCTGGAAGAGGCCAATCCAGGTACCCATTCCTCTTACGAGACTGACGTCAATGGAAgatttaaatatctatttatagcATTTGGTCAATCAATTAGAGGCTTCACCAATGTTATGAGACGTGTCATTGTTATAGATGGAACATTCTTGAAGAGTAAATTTAAAGGGGTGCTACTGGTTGCAACTGCTTTAGATGGAAATTCAAATTTGTATCCTATTGCATTCGGGATAGTAGACTCTGAGAATCATCAGTCTTGGGAATGGTTTATGAGACAATTAAAAGTGGTTGTTGCTGATGGTAATGGATTGGCTTTTATTTCGGATAGACAAGGGTCTATAGCGAAGGCAGTTGAGAACGT AGGAAAGGGATTAGCTGGGTTTGTTTCTAAGGCTTCGAAGGCTTATAGAGTTGCTGATTTTAAGAGAATATTTGGTCATGTCTGCAATATCAGTCCAGCAATAGGAACCTATCTAATGGAAGCAGATGTGAAAAAATGGGCTAGATGTCAATTTATTGGATTCAG GCGTAAGAAAAAGATTTCAAAACATAAGCATCCTTTGACCATAGATGTAGAGGAAAAGATTGAAAGGAGAATCGAGAAGGGAAAAACTTTCGTAGTTTACCCTATAACAGATAGTCAGATGCTTGTGAAAGGCGATATAATTGATTGCTTTGTTGATTTGGATAACCGGACTTGTTCTTGTGGGAAGTTCAACCTCTTGAAGATTCCTTGTAGACACGCAATAAAAGCCGGTTATTCTGTTGGCAGAGAAGCACACACTTTGACTGATTTTATGTACACAACGGGAGCTTAG